The following proteins are encoded in a genomic region of Opitutaceae bacterium:
- a CDS encoding Wzt carbohydrate-binding domain-containing protein has protein sequence MKQKLLFLHLWKSAGTSLHDFFRSILPGYRVVSAENRVLAEAWLANHSGVGGHFLFEHVAASLTRDEVFSVTVLRDPVQRVISQFHFNRLHIDQALTVSEGDSLKEALLRSIDRGTREQFSLLANTQVAVLAGAARTSMDPEERFGAALENLHCFTCVGQTEHLEAFGNIISARFGVTPSPPIRRLNARSEQSCSDVVPEDVLSLVKEANRLDARLWEMAGKIEIAKAPVLTKENAWVRFGNGDATIGHLHVLVKPIEGVVEIDVEVNVSAPGCYTFGFRFVDDLGATLFGTTLAMLGIPLGGVVGSENVRITCDFSGVAGGDYTLDVSLNDEWSVCDAWNAVDRICWQRAPEKLQVGCMVIGARAERL, from the coding sequence ATGAAGCAGAAACTTCTCTTTCTTCATCTCTGGAAATCGGCGGGAACCTCGTTGCATGACTTTTTCCGGAGCATATTGCCTGGTTATCGAGTTGTCTCCGCTGAGAATCGAGTGTTAGCAGAAGCGTGGTTGGCAAACCATTCAGGGGTAGGGGGGCACTTTCTTTTCGAGCATGTGGCAGCGTCGCTTACCCGCGATGAGGTGTTCTCAGTAACCGTACTGCGCGACCCGGTGCAGCGAGTGATTTCTCAGTTTCACTTTAATCGACTTCATATAGACCAAGCATTAACCGTTTCGGAAGGCGATTCGCTTAAAGAAGCGTTACTTAGGAGCATCGACAGAGGCACGCGAGAGCAGTTCTCACTCTTGGCAAATACACAAGTCGCCGTTCTCGCGGGCGCCGCTAGGACCAGCATGGACCCCGAGGAACGATTTGGCGCGGCTTTGGAGAATCTCCATTGCTTCACCTGCGTGGGCCAAACGGAACACTTGGAGGCGTTTGGGAATATTATCTCCGCTCGCTTCGGTGTCACTCCTTCTCCTCCAATAAGGCGGCTGAACGCACGCTCGGAACAAAGTTGCTCGGACGTGGTGCCCGAAGATGTGCTCTCCTTGGTGAAGGAAGCTAACCGTCTTGACGCGAGACTCTGGGAAATGGCTGGCAAAATCGAAATTGCGAAAGCGCCGGTGTTGACGAAAGAAAATGCATGGGTGCGTTTTGGAAACGGCGATGCAACGATTGGCCACTTGCATGTTCTCGTTAAACCCATAGAAGGCGTTGTCGAGATAGACGTGGAGGTCAATGTCTCGGCGCCTGGGTGCTACACCTTTGGCTTTCGCTTTGTTGATGATTTGGGCGCAACTCTCTTTGGAACAACATTGGCGATGCTCGGGATTCCCCTAGGGGGAGTGGTCGGGAGCGAGAACGTCCGAATCACTTGCGACTTCAGTGGGGTGGCGGGCGGGGACTATACATTGGATGTTTCGCTCAATGATGAGTGGAGCGTGTGCGATGCATGGAATGCTGTTGACCGCATTTGCTGGCAGCGGGCACCCGAGAAACTTCAGGTGGGATGCATGGTGATCGGTGCTCGAGCAGAACGGCTCTGA